From the genome of Sphingobacterium kitahiroshimense, one region includes:
- a CDS encoding amidohydrolase, with translation MEPLKVTIFQAYIFWENVDKNLSNLALKLSNLREKTDLIILPEMFNTGFTNNVEKCAEPSDGKTMQWLFHMSQSLNCVIAGSLIITEDGKYFNRFVWMSPDGTYVKYDKRHLFAMAKEDLYFTAGRERIIVNIRGWNICPMICYDIRFPVWSRNIGGAYDLLIYTANWPDKRSAHWRTLIPARAIENQAFVIGVNRVGHDGNDIYYSGGSMCISPVGDVVYYKPEDEDLYTFTIHPKDLHEARKSFPFLQDADSFTID, from the coding sequence ATGGAACCGTTAAAAGTAACAATCTTTCAAGCATATATCTTTTGGGAAAATGTCGATAAGAACTTGAGTAATCTCGCGCTTAAACTCTCGAATTTAAGAGAAAAAACGGATCTTATTATTTTGCCTGAAATGTTCAATACCGGATTTACAAATAATGTAGAGAAGTGTGCAGAACCAAGTGATGGTAAAACCATGCAGTGGCTGTTCCACATGTCCCAAAGTTTAAATTGTGTGATAGCAGGTTCATTGATTATAACAGAAGACGGGAAATACTTTAATCGTTTTGTCTGGATGTCTCCAGATGGAACCTACGTAAAATATGACAAAAGACATTTGTTTGCAATGGCAAAAGAAGACCTCTATTTTACAGCTGGACGAGAACGTATTATTGTAAACATCAGAGGTTGGAATATATGTCCTATGATTTGTTATGATATACGCTTTCCGGTATGGTCAAGAAATATTGGTGGCGCTTATGATTTATTGATATATACTGCAAACTGGCCAGATAAACGTTCTGCTCATTGGAGAACCTTAATTCCAGCACGTGCTATAGAAAATCAAGCTTTTGTTATTGGTGTTAATCGTGTAGGTCACGATGGTAATGATATTTATTATTCAGGTGGTTCTATGTGTATTTCTCCTGTAGGAGATGTGGTTTATTATAAACCTGAAGATGAAGATCTGTATACATTTACTATTCATCCCAAAGATCTTCATGAAGCAAGAAAATCTTTTCCATTTTTACAGGATGCAGATAGCTTCACAATAGATTAA
- a CDS encoding heme lyase CcmF/NrfE family subunit produces MDVNYVGENLLPGKIGQFFIVLSFGAALLSFISYYFATTNKEEKSWLKIARIAFWTNAASIIAIAATLFFIIHTHLFEYHYAYAHSSKSLPTHYIISSFWEGQEGSFLLWMFWQSVLGSVLLFKAKDWEGPVMTFIMLCQVFLASMIIGVQIFGFHLGSSPFILLREAMDWPILKQGDYLSLIPDGRGLNPLLQNYWMVIHPPTLFLGFASMVVPFAYAAAALWTKRYKEWITPGLPWALFAVMILGVGIIMGSFWAYEALNFGGFWAWDPVENASIIPWFTLIAAVHVMIAYKNSGHSYFTATFLALISFVLVIYASYLTRSGILGETSVHSFTDLGLNVQLIAFNATFFIIMVVALVVRKKQMPTTQKEEDIYSREFWLFIGALVLTVACVQMISSTSIPVFNAIFGTKVAPPLDPIQHYNKWQSGFAVIIMILTSITQFLKYKKTDPRKFFASTIASLIVAIVLTAAVSYITKTYTNLIFILITFSSLFCILANIRVLADAVKGKWKLAGSAIAHIGFGLLLIGAMIAASTNEVISINNTGYIAVSGFDKVEKPGDNLFLTEGEPVQMGEYRITYIGDSVAQPNVFYKIKYEAIDEESGKVKNSFVLMPFAQNNEKMGGLIGTPATKHYFTHDIYTLITAAASDLQAKNANIPADQKTGFEDYEEPATYEVNVGDTLRYRNGFFVIEGINRNAHLENIPKGEKDVIVGLKIKVIASDKKEYNVEPVFLIKDGTSYDFNKDVNEEGLRFRFSNILPKKDKLEVMVYQKPLPEKKWIVFKAIKFPYINFFWCGTIVMTIGFFMSIFRRNSEAKRLDKKQS; encoded by the coding sequence ATGGACGTAAACTACGTAGGCGAGAATCTATTGCCTGGAAAAATAGGTCAGTTTTTTATTGTTCTCTCATTCGGAGCAGCATTACTATCTTTCATTAGTTATTATTTTGCTACTACAAATAAAGAAGAGAAATCTTGGTTAAAAATTGCCCGGATTGCTTTTTGGACGAATGCCGCTTCAATCATTGCGATTGCTGCAACGCTTTTTTTCATTATTCATACTCATTTATTTGAATATCATTATGCTTACGCGCATAGTTCTAAATCATTGCCTACACATTACATCATCTCCAGTTTTTGGGAAGGTCAAGAGGGTAGTTTTTTACTCTGGATGTTCTGGCAAAGTGTATTAGGATCAGTTTTACTTTTTAAAGCTAAAGATTGGGAAGGCCCAGTTATGACATTCATTATGCTATGTCAAGTTTTTCTAGCCTCTATGATTATTGGAGTTCAAATCTTCGGGTTTCACCTCGGCAGTTCTCCATTTATTTTATTAAGAGAGGCAATGGATTGGCCAATTCTAAAACAAGGTGATTATTTATCATTAATTCCTGATGGTCGTGGATTAAACCCATTATTACAAAACTATTGGATGGTTATTCACCCCCCAACGCTATTTTTAGGTTTTGCTTCTATGGTTGTTCCCTTTGCTTATGCGGCGGCTGCTTTATGGACTAAACGTTATAAAGAGTGGATAACACCAGGATTACCATGGGCACTTTTTGCTGTCATGATATTGGGTGTAGGTATAATTATGGGATCATTTTGGGCATATGAGGCACTTAACTTTGGTGGTTTTTGGGCTTGGGATCCTGTAGAAAATGCATCTATTATTCCTTGGTTTACTTTAATTGCTGCTGTTCACGTAATGATTGCTTATAAAAACTCTGGGCATTCTTACTTTACAGCTACATTCTTGGCTTTAATCAGTTTCGTTCTTGTCATCTATGCTTCCTATTTAACAAGAAGTGGGATTCTAGGAGAAACATCTGTGCACTCATTTACTGATTTGGGGTTAAATGTTCAACTTATAGCCTTTAATGCGACCTTCTTTATAATTATGGTTGTGGCGTTGGTTGTCCGTAAAAAACAAATGCCGACGACTCAAAAAGAGGAGGATATCTATTCAAGAGAATTTTGGTTGTTCATAGGCGCTTTGGTTCTAACTGTTGCCTGCGTTCAAATGATCTCTTCAACTTCAATTCCAGTCTTCAATGCTATTTTTGGAACCAAGGTTGCTCCACCTTTAGATCCGATCCAACATTATAACAAATGGCAGTCGGGATTTGCGGTCATTATTATGATTTTAACTTCAATCACCCAATTCTTGAAGTATAAAAAAACAGATCCTAGAAAATTTTTCGCGTCAACCATCGCTTCTTTAATCGTAGCTATTGTATTAACTGCTGCAGTTTCTTACATCACGAAAACATACACAAATTTAATTTTCATCTTAATAACCTTCTCTTCCCTATTCTGTATTCTCGCGAATATTCGCGTATTAGCAGATGCCGTAAAAGGTAAGTGGAAATTAGCGGGGTCAGCTATTGCGCACATTGGATTTGGATTATTATTAATTGGAGCCATGATAGCAGCATCTACCAATGAAGTGATTTCAATCAATAATACGGGTTATATTGCTGTATCTGGATTTGACAAGGTTGAAAAACCTGGTGACAACCTGTTCTTAACAGAGGGTGAACCGGTGCAGATGGGTGAATACCGCATCACTTATATTGGTGATAGTGTAGCACAACCCAATGTGTTTTATAAGATAAAATATGAAGCAATCGATGAGGAAAGTGGAAAAGTAAAAAATTCGTTTGTACTTATGCCGTTTGCTCAGAATAATGAGAAAATGGGAGGCTTGATCGGTACTCCTGCGACAAAGCACTACTTCACACATGATATTTACACCCTAATAACTGCGGCAGCTTCGGACTTACAGGCGAAAAATGCAAATATCCCTGCCGATCAGAAAACAGGCTTTGAGGATTATGAAGAACCGGCAACTTATGAGGTCAATGTTGGTGACACCCTTCGTTATAGAAATGGTTTCTTTGTCATTGAAGGTATTAACAGAAATGCTCATTTAGAAAACATCCCTAAGGGAGAGAAAGATGTCATTGTAGGATTAAAAATCAAAGTTATCGCTTCTGATAAAAAAGAATACAACGTTGAACCGGTGTTTTTAATCAAAGATGGTACTTCATATGATTTTAATAAAGATGTAAATGAAGAAGGACTACGTTTCCGTTTTTCAAATATCTTGCCTAAAAAAGATAAATTAGAAGTTATGGTTTACCAAAAACCACTTCCAGAGAAAAAATGGATTGTATTTAAAGCGATTAAATTTCCATATATTAATTTCTTCTGGTGTGGAACTATTGTCATGACAATCGGATTTTTCATGTCTATTTTTAGAAGAAATAGTGAGGCAAAAAGATTAGATAAAAAACAAAGCTAA
- a CDS encoding MarR family winged helix-turn-helix transcriptional regulator, with protein sequence MLNEDLIGKIEFYDFLTGKATTAISRRMQRNLKDVGINITAEQWSILYNLWQEEGLTQQELAIRTFRDKPSITRLINNLEKLNLVIRVNDKDDRRSNLIYLTKSARKLKEMGMQQANKTIAEALDGVSPDTIDMAQVTLQQVICNLRK encoded by the coding sequence ATGCTTAATGAAGATTTAATTGGAAAGATAGAGTTCTATGATTTTCTAACTGGAAAAGCGACTACAGCCATATCGCGTAGAATGCAGCGTAATTTAAAAGATGTGGGAATCAATATTACGGCTGAGCAATGGAGTATTTTGTACAATTTATGGCAAGAGGAGGGACTTACACAACAAGAGTTGGCCATTAGAACCTTTAGAGATAAACCAAGTATTACGCGTTTAATTAATAATTTGGAGAAATTAAATTTAGTTATCCGAGTAAATGATAAAGATGATCGTAGATCAAATTTGATTTATTTAACTAAGTCTGCCCGTAAGTTAAAAGAGATGGGTATGCAACAAGCTAATAAGACTATTGCTGAAGCATTGGATGGGGTATCTCCAGATACAATTGATATGGCGCAAGTAACGCTTCAACAAGTTATCTGCAATTTGAGAAAATAA
- a CDS encoding lipid A deacylase LpxR family protein: MKIIVLRIVCLLVGILPLQLALSQSKILKSEIALQNDNDVYLLTSQDRYYTNGININYRLGLKSDTSKVKNRVLDIELGQKMYNGVNLYNNRSSQWDRPFAAYLYLSGELNQYYRQEQVLSLKVEFGQVGPLAKGKEVQKIIHQVFNIYEVSGWEGQIPNAFGVDLGLKYQRLFYRSSGRSFEISGVSSGTLGMNHVNANIGLPIRWGRLRSFYHSAFTKGHVQSTETDRELFFYYIPSLYYHGYNSTIQGGIGHDKTFRDQYTIEKFMPSHKVGFMLASGRSTLGLSYVFQSREAKEMLYGTHQYGSLFYGLRF, encoded by the coding sequence ATGAAAATAATCGTGTTGCGTATTGTGTGTTTGCTCGTAGGGATATTGCCTTTACAACTTGCTTTATCGCAAAGCAAAATTTTAAAAAGTGAAATTGCTCTCCAAAATGATAATGACGTTTATTTATTAACATCTCAGGACCGTTATTATACAAATGGAATCAATATAAACTATAGATTAGGTTTAAAATCAGATACTTCGAAAGTTAAAAATCGTGTGTTGGATATTGAGCTTGGACAAAAGATGTACAATGGGGTTAATTTGTATAATAATAGATCATCACAATGGGATAGACCGTTTGCAGCCTATCTATACCTATCGGGTGAATTGAATCAGTATTATAGACAGGAACAGGTATTAAGTTTAAAAGTTGAATTCGGGCAGGTTGGACCACTTGCAAAAGGAAAGGAGGTGCAAAAAATTATCCATCAGGTATTCAATATTTATGAAGTATCTGGTTGGGAAGGACAGATCCCAAATGCATTTGGTGTTGATCTAGGATTAAAGTATCAAAGGCTGTTCTATAGATCATCTGGCAGAAGTTTCGAAATTTCGGGTGTAAGTTCAGGAACATTAGGAATGAACCATGTAAATGCAAATATTGGTTTGCCTATCAGATGGGGGCGCTTACGGTCATTTTATCATTCTGCATTTACTAAGGGACATGTTCAGAGTACGGAGACCGATCGAGAATTATTTTTCTATTATATACCATCCTTATATTATCACGGATATAACTCCACTATTCAAGGCGGGATTGGACATGATAAAACATTCAGAGATCAATATACGATTGAGAAATTCATGCCTAGCCATAAAGTTGGATTTATGCTGGCAAGTGGTCGATCAACCCTAGGATTATCCTATGTCTTTCAATCACGAGAAGCGAAAGAAATGCTTTATGGTACGCATCAATATGGATCCTTGTTTTATGGATTACGATTTTAA
- a CDS encoding polyprenyl synthetase family protein gives MQHLQKLISDSIQNSQFPNQPNNLYDPIRYFLSLGGKRIRPALTLVAAEMFDIKEINDALPAAKSIEYFHNFSLVHDDVMDKAPLRRGKATVHEKWDLNVAILSGDGLLVKAYDELANSNPLYIADLLKTFNRVAMQVCEGQQLDMDYEHTDKISMDQYIEMIRLKTSVLLGGALQMGAILAEANLSDQKLIYEFGEYIGIAFQLQDDVLDAYGNPETFGKQIGGDILINKKTYLLVKLMEIIKEEDLTKLQNLLNATIQDNPNKLHDMLSLYQNYNIKEYADKLKDAYTQRAFERLSAINIPNHKKETLITLSTQLLIREQ, from the coding sequence ATGCAGCATTTACAAAAACTAATCTCTGACTCGATTCAAAACAGTCAATTTCCGAATCAACCGAATAATCTTTACGACCCAATTCGCTATTTTTTAAGTTTAGGTGGTAAACGTATTAGACCAGCCTTGACATTGGTTGCCGCTGAAATGTTTGATATTAAAGAAATTAATGATGCTTTACCTGCTGCAAAATCAATCGAATATTTTCATAACTTTTCTTTAGTTCATGATGACGTTATGGATAAAGCACCTCTACGAAGAGGAAAAGCAACCGTTCATGAGAAATGGGATTTGAATGTCGCTATCCTTTCAGGAGATGGATTATTGGTAAAAGCTTATGATGAATTGGCTAATAGCAATCCGCTTTATATAGCAGATCTCCTTAAAACTTTTAATAGAGTTGCTATGCAAGTCTGTGAAGGCCAACAACTGGATATGGATTATGAACATACTGATAAAATTAGTATGGATCAATATATTGAGATGATTAGGCTTAAAACTTCAGTACTGTTAGGAGGTGCACTACAGATGGGGGCAATATTGGCCGAAGCAAATCTTAGTGATCAAAAATTAATTTATGAATTTGGAGAATATATAGGAATAGCTTTCCAGCTTCAAGATGATGTACTAGATGCTTATGGCAACCCTGAAACTTTTGGTAAACAGATTGGAGGAGATATTCTAATTAATAAAAAGACCTATCTGTTGGTCAAATTAATGGAAATCATAAAGGAAGAGGATCTTACAAAACTTCAGAATTTATTAAACGCAACAATACAGGATAATCCAAACAAATTGCATGATATGTTATCACTATACCAAAACTATAATATTAAAGAATATGCAGACAAATTAAAAGATGCATATACACAACGTGCATTTGAAAGATTATCGGCGATTAATATACCAAATCACAAGAAAGAGACGTTAATAACATTATCGACTCAACTCCTCATCAGGGAACAATAG
- a CDS encoding Rossmann-like and DUF2520 domain-containing protein — translation MNIVILGSGNVATHFAHNFHNKGHKILQIFSQQKVNAQALAFAVNAEAISKVSEINKEADLYMIAIPDHAIPSLIETISTAISGIVVHCSGATDIQVLSKFQHYGVIYPPQSISKNDQSDFSLIPFCIEGNDSITFNILMKLMATIAPKSIACSSSQRLAIHIASVFANNFTNALFQISYDLLQQHDLPFDIIRPIILETAQKVQSKLPSQVQTGPAVRNDEITIKKHLNFISEHDDWKQIYQLLSQEIVKRKS, via the coding sequence ATGAATATTGTCATCTTAGGAAGTGGAAATGTTGCAACACACTTTGCACATAACTTCCATAACAAAGGTCACAAAATCTTGCAAATATTCAGTCAACAGAAGGTCAATGCTCAAGCATTGGCCTTTGCTGTAAATGCAGAGGCTATTTCTAAGGTATCAGAAATAAATAAAGAAGCTGATCTCTATATGATCGCAATTCCGGATCATGCTATTCCATCACTTATTGAAACCATATCTACAGCTATCTCCGGCATTGTTGTGCACTGTTCTGGAGCTACAGATATACAAGTTTTAAGTAAATTTCAGCATTATGGTGTGATATATCCTCCGCAGTCCATTTCTAAAAATGATCAATCCGACTTCAGTCTTATTCCGTTTTGTATTGAAGGAAATGACTCCATAACATTTAATATTCTGATGAAGCTTATGGCTACTATAGCACCAAAATCTATCGCTTGTAGCTCAAGTCAAAGATTAGCTATTCATATAGCCTCAGTATTTGCGAATAACTTCACAAACGCACTCTTTCAAATCAGTTATGACCTCTTACAGCAGCACGATTTACCGTTTGATATAATTAGGCCAATTATTCTTGAAACTGCACAAAAGGTACAATCTAAGCTACCTAGTCAAGTTCAGACCGGACCAGCTGTTAGAAATGACGAAATCACGATAAAAAAGCATTTAAATTTTATCAGCGAACATGATGATTGGAAACAAATCTATCAACTATTATCACAAGAGATTGTAAAAAGAAAAAGCTAA
- a CDS encoding glycosyltransferase family 4 protein, giving the protein MRILIIHTFYQGPGGEDTVFKQESELLAIDHDVETFTFQNKKGWKGALQTLFSFWNIAAAYRVRKCINNFKPQVVHIHNTHYASGPIILRTIHKLGVPLIMTLHNFRILCPSAILYHEHQLFLSSLKENFPWTAIKKKVLDGSTVKTFVLALNYWFHRRIGTWNMVDRYIALSSFAKKLFIDSTLHVPAQKFTIKPNFTFPIKDTIDAQEDFFIYIGRLTEEKGIVNLLKAFSKTDSKIIIIGDGPLKQTVVDTANRHANIKYMGFRTRDEILPLVEKAEALLMPSVWFEGMPMTILEAFSVGTPVIGSDIGALSELIIPDKTGLLFNPQSVDNMLKTVQQWKNYSIKEKYNIRQTTKEFYFSNFTPEENKKKLLEIYNEAIEDNIKRS; this is encoded by the coding sequence ATGCGTATTCTAATCATCCATACTTTTTATCAAGGGCCAGGAGGTGAAGACACCGTTTTCAAACAGGAAAGTGAATTACTCGCTATAGATCATGATGTGGAGACGTTTACCTTTCAAAATAAAAAAGGATGGAAAGGCGCTTTGCAAACACTTTTTTCTTTTTGGAATATTGCTGCGGCTTATCGCGTAAGAAAGTGCATTAATAATTTTAAACCTCAGGTTGTCCATATTCATAATACACATTATGCAAGTGGTCCTATCATTTTAAGGACAATTCACAAATTGGGCGTTCCACTCATCATGACCTTGCACAATTTTCGTATTCTTTGTCCCTCTGCTATATTATATCATGAGCATCAGCTATTTCTTTCCAGTTTAAAAGAAAATTTTCCATGGACAGCCATTAAAAAGAAAGTACTAGACGGATCTACTGTCAAGACTTTTGTACTTGCATTGAACTATTGGTTTCATAGACGAATTGGAACATGGAATATGGTAGATCGATATATAGCTTTATCAAGTTTTGCGAAAAAACTTTTTATAGATTCAACCTTACATGTTCCTGCACAAAAATTTACAATCAAACCAAACTTTACCTTTCCTATTAAAGATACAATCGATGCTCAGGAAGACTTTTTTATATATATCGGAAGACTTACAGAAGAAAAAGGTATCGTAAATCTTTTGAAAGCATTTTCAAAAACAGATAGCAAGATCATCATTATAGGTGACGGACCTTTAAAACAAACAGTAGTCGATACTGCAAATCGTCATGCCAATATAAAATATATGGGTTTTAGAACCCGTGATGAAATACTGCCATTAGTTGAAAAAGCCGAAGCATTGCTCATGCCCTCAGTATGGTTTGAGGGGATGCCAATGACGATCTTAGAGGCTTTCTCAGTCGGAACCCCAGTGATCGGCAGTGATATCGGAGCTTTAAGTGAATTAATTATCCCAGATAAGACAGGATTACTATTTAACCCACAAAGTGTGGATAATATGTTAAAAACTGTACAGCAATGGAAAAATTACAGTATTAAAGAAAAATATAACATTAGACAAACAACAAAAGAGTTCTATTTTAGTAATTTTACTCCAGAAGAGAATAAAAAGAAATTGCTTGAAATATATAATGAAGCAATTGAAGATAACATAAAACGATCTTAA
- a CDS encoding FMN-binding glutamate synthase family protein has protein sequence MTVRKLILGTMTVINLIIISFGLIFTPQWFWLLVIPMPLLFVAIYHSFQHKHAILRNYPLVGYFRYFFESIRPELRQYFWESDTDGRPFNRRQRSIVYQRAKNQRETVAFGMQTDPQTVGNEWAAHSVFPCHIDNHDLRTTVGNAACKHPYSLSVFNISAMSYGALSKTAITALNKGAQLQNFAHNTGEGGISDYHNSGGDLIWQVGTGYFGCRTHDGKFDGELFREKTSRPNIKMIELKISQGAKPGHGGILPAAKNTPEVAAIRHVIPGTDVMSPPAHSAFSNPIEMMEFIHRLKELSDFKPVGFKMCIGDKQEFIEICRAMQTTQIFPDFIAIDGSEGGTGAAPLEFTDNLGMPLYDALAFVTKTLIAFGLKRHIKLLVSSRIVTGFDLLKVIALGADACYSARGMMFALGCIQALKCNEDTCPVGVATQQPHLYKGLDVNDKYVRVAQFHRNTLRATVEIMEACGFKTLSDVSADKFFRKVDAVNTLSFQDIYFGREGRLIESHTDFEAKIF, from the coding sequence ATGACCGTTAGAAAATTAATTCTTGGCACCATGACTGTAATCAATTTGATTATAATCTCTTTTGGGCTTATTTTTACACCACAGTGGTTTTGGTTGTTAGTCATACCGATGCCTCTTTTATTTGTGGCGATATATCACAGTTTCCAACATAAACATGCTATTTTAAGAAACTATCCTTTAGTTGGATATTTCCGTTATTTCTTTGAATCCATTCGTCCAGAATTACGTCAATACTTTTGGGAGTCTGATACTGATGGACGTCCTTTTAATAGAAGACAACGTTCTATCGTTTATCAACGCGCTAAAAACCAACGGGAAACTGTTGCTTTCGGTATGCAGACAGATCCACAAACAGTCGGTAATGAATGGGCAGCTCACTCTGTCTTTCCTTGTCACATTGATAATCATGACTTACGTACTACTGTAGGGAATGCAGCTTGTAAACATCCTTATAGTTTAAGTGTATTTAACATTTCTGCAATGAGTTATGGCGCATTGAGTAAAACAGCTATTACCGCATTAAATAAAGGTGCTCAATTACAAAATTTTGCACACAACACTGGAGAAGGTGGTATCAGTGACTATCATAACAGTGGTGGCGATTTGATCTGGCAGGTAGGTACGGGTTATTTTGGCTGTCGTACGCATGACGGTAAATTTGATGGTGAACTTTTTAGAGAAAAAACTTCACGTCCTAACATCAAGATGATTGAACTGAAAATATCACAAGGTGCTAAACCTGGCCATGGAGGTATACTACCTGCAGCCAAAAACACACCCGAAGTTGCGGCAATTCGCCACGTCATCCCAGGTACAGATGTCATGTCACCTCCTGCACACAGTGCATTCTCAAATCCAATTGAAATGATGGAATTCATTCATAGATTGAAAGAATTAAGTGACTTCAAACCTGTAGGTTTTAAAATGTGTATTGGTGATAAACAAGAGTTTATTGAAATCTGTCGTGCAATGCAAACAACACAGATATTTCCGGATTTTATTGCTATTGATGGTTCCGAGGGTGGAACAGGTGCTGCACCACTCGAATTTACAGATAATCTAGGAATGCCATTATATGATGCTTTAGCTTTTGTTACAAAAACTCTAATTGCTTTTGGTCTTAAAAGACATATCAAGCTCTTAGTTTCGAGTAGAATCGTCACTGGTTTTGATTTGTTAAAAGTAATTGCTCTCGGAGCAGATGCATGCTATAGTGCCAGAGGAATGATGTTTGCATTAGGCTGCATTCAAGCTTTGAAATGTAACGAAGATACTTGTCCTGTAGGAGTTGCAACACAACAGCCCCACTTGTATAAAGGATTAGATGTTAACGATAAATATGTACGTGTCGCACAATTCCATCGTAACACTTTACGTGCTACTGTAGAGATTATGGAAGCTTGTGGATTTAAAACTTTATCCGATGTCAGTGCCGATAAATTTTTCAGAAAAGTTGATGCTGTTAACACATTAAGTTTTCAAGACATCTATTTTGGAAGAGAAGGTCGTCTAATCGAAAGTCATACTGATTTTGAGGCAAAAATATTTTAA
- a CDS encoding metal-sulfur cluster assembly factor, which translates to MSIIILDKLNIAPAIQEALETVYDPELKPANIVDLGLVYEIITKENGTAKIVMTLTAPGCPVAGQIMDEVQSKVAAVPGVTEALVELTFDPPWTRDMMSEEAKLELGFL; encoded by the coding sequence ATGAGTATTATAATTTTAGATAAGTTAAATATTGCGCCAGCTATCCAGGAAGCATTAGAAACTGTTTATGATCCAGAATTAAAACCGGCAAATATTGTCGATTTAGGATTGGTATATGAAATCATAACCAAAGAAAATGGAACCGCTAAGATAGTGATGACATTAACTGCGCCAGGATGTCCAGTTGCTGGTCAGATCATGGATGAGGTACAAAGTAAGGTTGCTGCTGTACCTGGTGTTACAGAAGCTCTAGTTGAGCTTACATTCGATCCACCGTGGACAAGGGATATGATGAGCGAAGAAGCAAAATTAGAATTAGGCTTCTTGTAA
- a CDS encoding cytochrome c maturation protein CcmE gives MKKSSIILIALIAVAIAMILVIYTDSSTYSTFTEAKEKKTELYVVGVLNKEKALHYDPKTNANHFSFYMYDNDSTECQIVFNGSKPQDIERSEQIVLTGKMDGNVFHASKILMKCPSKYNQDKFEVTETNATAFNN, from the coding sequence ATGAAAAAAAGTTCCATTATTCTAATCGCCCTTATTGCTGTTGCAATTGCGATGATTCTTGTAATTTACACAGATTCAAGCACCTATTCAACTTTTACTGAAGCGAAAGAGAAAAAAACAGAACTCTATGTTGTAGGCGTACTTAATAAGGAAAAAGCATTGCATTATGATCCAAAAACTAATGCAAATCACTTTTCATTTTACATGTATGACAATGATAGTACAGAATGTCAAATTGTATTCAATGGTTCAAAACCTCAGGATATCGAACGATCTGAACAAATCGTATTAACAGGTAAAATGGATGGCAATGTATTTCATGCGTCAAAAATATTGATGAAATGTCCTTCGAAATATAACCAAGATAAATTCGAGGTTACAGAAACTAACGCTACAGCATTTAATAACTAA